The segment ATGGTGGTCGGCAACTCCATGAACGGGATGGCGCTTTGCCTGGACCGGCTCTTCGGCGACCTGCGGGCCCGGTCGGCCCAGATCGAGACCTTACTGGCATTGGGGGCGTCGCCGTGGGAAGCGGTGCGCCCCAGCGCCCGCGCGGCGTTCCGGGCGGGCCTCATCCCCACGCTCAACTCCATGAGCGCCGCAGGGGTGGTGTTCATCCCGGGCATGATGACCGGCCAGGTCCTCTCGGGCACCGACCCCCGGGTGGCCGCCGCCTACCAGATCGTGGTCCTCCTCATGATCTCGGCGGCCACCTCGCTGGGCGCGGCCATCGCGGTGCTCGGGGGGTACCGCAAGGCCTTCGACGCCGAGGAGCGGTTCGTGCTGGAGGCGCAGCGCCCGGCGGCCAAGACGTAAACGGGCGGCCTGCAGGCCGCCCGTTTACCGGACCGTCG is part of the Thermodesulfobacteriota bacterium genome and harbors:
- the fetB gene encoding iron export ABC transporter permease subunit FetB, whose product is MTGAIPIGPWELALASGFLVAAAGLSLALSLGMVRPLLWSAARAYAQLIALGFALQWVFRVSNPWVVAGLLAAMMLFGAQTLLARVQGRPPGLFPRSLGAIALSGLAVTFAVTALVVGVEPWYEPRYVIPIAGMVVGNSMNGMALCLDRLFGDLRARSAQIETLLALGASPWEAVRPSARAAFRAGLIPTLNSMSAAGVVFIPGMMTGQVLSGTDPRVAAAYQIVVLLMISAATSLGAAIAVLGGYRKAFDAEERFVLEAQRPAAKT